CTTCGGTGTACTACCGGAACTACGGGGCGCTGGGCGGTGTGAAGGTGCTGCTCGGCACGCAGCTCGCGGCGGTCATCGCCACGGTGTGGGGGTACTTCCCGGGGCGGAGGCTACGGTTCGCGGACAACGAGTCGACCCGGGTGATGCGGGACTGGGCGCGCCAGGCGAGGAGGGGGCGCTACGTGCTCTCCGGGGCCGCGCAGGACTTCGAGGCGCTGCTCGCCCGGGTGGAGCGGCCGGTGCTGGCCATCTCGGTGGAGGGGGATTCGCTGGCGCCACCGGCCGCGGTGGAGCACCTGTACGGGAAGATGCCTCGGGCCCGGGTGGTGCGGTGGCACTTCACGCGGTCCGATGCCGGGGGAGCGCACCTGGATCACTTCCGCTGGGTACGCCACGGTGCTTCCGTGGCGGCGCGCATCGCGGGATGGGTGGGAGAGGTGCTCGCGGGAGAGATAGGCTCCGGCCAAGACCCGCAAAGAGGTGAAACATGAGCGCAGTCCGTCTGGGCCGACGTTCGTCATCTTCGATTCTCTTCCTATCGCTCTCTGTCGTGGGCATGCTCGCTGGCTGCAGTTCGCCGTCGGAGGGCCCGTCTGACGGGACTCCTCCACCCGATGAAGGGACTCCGCCTTCGTTCACCTGGGGCACCGGCACGGACACCGGCACGCTCGCGGGCGACGTGTGGACTCCTGGGCGTGACGCGACGGGACTCGTGAACGCGGCGTCGTGGGCGCTCGTCCCCAAGGGGCGGTGGATCGAGGTCGCCGGAACACCGCTCACCTCGCTGGACGCGGAGGTCAAGGCGGCGCTTCCTGGCTTCCGGGATCTCGGCTCCGGGGGGATCGCCGCGGTCATCAACGCCTACTCCGGCGTGGCGGTCGACGCGCCTCGCGCCCGCTGGTGGGCCTTCGGCGGCGGACACGCCGACAGCTCCAACAACGGCCTCTACCGCTTCGACATGGCGAAGATGCGCTGGAGCATCGAGCAGCTCCCCGACAACCCAGCGAACTGGACGAAGG
Above is a window of Cystobacter fuscus DNA encoding:
- a CDS encoding alpha/beta fold hydrolase; the protein is MVDVVRRRELVPVEDGTRLELEVFEQVEERKAPVLLCLPAMGVPARYYEPFALELHRRGFHVVTSDLRGHGASSVRVGRGTDFGYYEMVARDLKAVVRAVRAAFQDSPLFLLGHSLGGQLGSLYLGLEGEGIRGLVLVAASSVYYRNYGALGGVKVLLGTQLAAVIATVWGYFPGRRLRFADNESTRVMRDWARQARRGRYVLSGAAQDFEALLARVERPVLAISVEGDSLAPPAAVEHLYGKMPRARVVRWHFTRSDAGGAHLDHFRWVRHGASVAARIAGWVGEVLAGEIGSGQDPQRGET